In Zingiber officinale cultivar Zhangliang chromosome 3B, Zo_v1.1, whole genome shotgun sequence, a single window of DNA contains:
- the LOC122055791 gene encoding putative G-type lectin S-receptor-like serine/threonine-protein kinase At1g61610 isoform X2, translated as MEKEKQSLLIHTIFLLLLVDPILCDSNDRLTPGQFMPSNGTLISDGGAFVLGFFSPKTTTGSSDLYLGIWYNLPQRTVIWVANRDKPIGVPSATLRFSNDGDLLVVDSEGSTSWSSNSSGNGTVALLLNTGNLVLRDDDNKVVWQSFDHPTDTLMPGMNLRFRFGDRSSTLFTSWKDADDPSPGNFTCRIDADPFLQLITRRGSEIYIRSQVWGSSLFTTSLGLGSNSVLYLTTTPTVDGLLLKLALSDSSPYTRCLEGFEPKLKRAWEGGNYSDGCSRTRALGCGEGYDFLQVTRMKLPDKFMFLRSKNMSECRSECMENCSCTAYAYNNFDVGNRTIQRCLVWMENMIDAEVYRSRGQDLYLKLMKLNSGTPGGKSNKKKIVIVVSVLAAIFSLACVFASWKFYEKTTLSDSSLSHIFQNHLSDSKEFIEGETSEAPELPLIKFESLVLATDNFSHSNKLGQGGFGIVYKGMLPGGHEIAIKRLMKGSGQGLVEFKNEVVLIAKLQHKNLVRLLGYCIHGEEQLLAYEYMPNKSLDLFLFDPTQKTKLDWGKRFNIIKGIARALMYLHQDSRLRIIHRDLKVSNILLDKDMNPKISDFGMARIFGGNQNEANTNRVVGTYGYMSPEYAMQGHFSVKSDVYSFGVLLLEIVSGMRISSFHLVTDFPNLLAYAWQLWNEGNTRDFIDPSIVHSCCPTEALRSIHVGLLCVQDDQSDRSAMSSVVFMLENESTISSKPKEPTFSTKRSINLDRDDPSAENLEICSMTITTLEGR; from the exons ATGGAGAAAGAGAAGCAGTCTCTGCTCATCCACACGATCTTCCTCCTTTTGCTTGTAGATCCAATCCTTTGTGATTCAAATGACAGACTAACTCCCGGTCAATTCATGCCTTCCAATGGCACCTTGATCTCAGACGGCGGCGCCTTCGTTCTGGGCTTCTTCTCCCCGAAGACGACCACCGGCAGCAGCGACCTCTATCTTGGTATCTGGTACAACCTCCCTCAGAGGACCGTCATATGGGTCGCCAACAGAGATAAACCAATCGGCGTCCCGTCCGCGACTCTCCGCTTCTCCAACGACGGCGACCTGCTCGTCGTCGATTCCGAAGGAAGCACCTCCTGGTCGTCGAATTCGTCAGGGAATGGAACAGTGGCGCTGCTGCTGAACACAGGAAATCTGGTGCTCAGAGACGACGACAACAAGGTCGTATGGCAAAGCTTTGATCATCCGACAGACACCCTTATGCCGGGCATGAATCTTCGGTTCAGGTTCGGAGATCGCTCCAGCACTCTCTTCACCTCTTGGAAGGATGCAGATGACCCCTCTCCGGGGAACTTCACCTGCAGGATCGATGCAGACCCTTTTCTTCAGCTCATAACACGGAGAGGTTCAGAGATCTACATCAGGAGCCAAGTGTGGGGAAGTAGTTTATTCACCACCTCTCTCGGACTAGGCTCCAACTCTGTGCTATACTTGACAACGACACCCACTGTAGACGGACTTCTACTCAAACTAGCTCTATCAGATTCATCACCCTACACTAG GTGTTTGGAAGGATTCGAGCCTAAGTTGAAGAGAGCCTGGGAAGGTGGCAATTATTCGGATGGTTGTTCGAGAACGAGAGCTTTGGGATGCGGAGAGGGGTATGACTTCCTCCAAGTGACAAGGATGAAGTTGCCAGACAAGTTCATGTTTTTGAGGAGCAAGAACATGAGTGAGTGTAGGTCTGAGTGCATGGAAAATTGTTCATGTACTGCTTACGCTTATAACAATTTCGATGTGGGGAACAGGACGATCCAAAGGTGTTTGGTTTGGATGGAAAACATGATCGATGCAGAGGTATACAGAAGCAGGGGACAAGACTTGTATTTGAAGCTTATGAAGTTGAATTCAG GTACACCCGGTGGCAAGAGCAATAAAAAGAAGATAGTCATTGTGGTATCAGTTTTGGCAGCAATTTTTTCCTTGGCTTGTGTCTTTGCTTCATGGAAGTTCTATGAGAAAACAACACTAAGTGATTCGAGTTTGAGTCATATCTTTCAGAACCATTTGTCTGATTCTAAAGAATTTATAGAAGGGGAGACAAGTGAAGCTCCAGAACTGCCATTGATTAAGTTTGAAAGCCTGGTTCTCGCTACAGACAATTTCTCTCATTCAAATAAGCTCGGACAAGGAGGCTTTGGTATAGTTTACAAG GGCATGCTTCCTGGAGGACATGAGATTGCAATTAAAAGACTCATGAAAGGATCAGGACAAGGATTAGTAGAGTTTAAAAATGAGGTCGTTTTGATTGCTAAGCTGCAGCATAAGAACTTAGTCAGGCTACTTGGTTACTGCATTCATGGAGAAGAGCAATTACTAGCTTATGAATACATGCCCAACAAAAGCTTGGACCTCTTCCTGTTTG ATCCGACGCAAAAAACTAAGCTCGATTGGGGGAAGAGATTCAACATAATCAAAGGAATCGCAAGAGCACTTATGTATCTTCACCAAGATTCAAGGTTACGGATTATTCATCGTGACCTTAAGGTCAGCAACATTTTGCTCGATAAGGACATGAACCCCAAGATATCTGACTTTGGCATGGCGAGGATATTTGGAGGAAACCAGAATGAAGCGAACACAAATAGAGTGGTTGGAACTTA TGGATATATGTCGCCGGAGTATGCAATGCAAGGACACTTTTCAGTGAAATCCGATGTCTACAGCTTCGGAGTATTGCTTCTGGAGATTGTGAGTGGCATGCGGATTAGTAGCTTTCATCTTGTCACGGACTTCCCCAATCTCCTCGCTTAT GCATGGCAACTATGGAATGAAGGCAACACAAGGGACTTCATAGATCCTTCCATCGTGCACTCATGTTGTCCAACTGAAGCATTAAGGAGCATCCATGTGGGTCTCCTATGCGTACAGGATGACCAGAGTGATCGATCAGCCATGTCGTCGGTTGTTTTCATGCTGGAAAATGAATCCACAATCTCTTCTAAACCAAAAGAGCCAACATTTTCTACCAAAAGAAGCATTAATCTTGACAGAGATGATCCATCAGCTGAAAACTTGGAGATTTGCAGTATGACCATCACAACTTTAGAAGGCCGCTAG
- the LOC122055791 gene encoding G-type lectin S-receptor-like serine/threonine-protein kinase At4g27290 isoform X1 — MEKEKQSLLIHTIFLLLLVDPILCDSNDRLTPGQFMPSNGTLISDGGAFVLGFFSPKTTTGSSDLYLGIWYNLPQRTVIWVANRDKPIGVPSATLRFSNDGDLLVVDSEGSTSWSSNSSGNGTVALLLNTGNLVLRDDDNKVVWQSFDHPTDTLMPGMNLRFRFGDRSSTLFTSWKDADDPSPGNFTCRIDADPFLQLITRRGSEIYIRSQVWGSSLFTTSLGLGSNSVLYLTTTPTVDGLLLKLALSDSSPYTRYTLNHAGQLQLLSWNSESKFWQIITSTPTSCQVYGFCGQFAYCDDNETVPVCRCLEGFEPKLKRAWEGGNYSDGCSRTRALGCGEGYDFLQVTRMKLPDKFMFLRSKNMSECRSECMENCSCTAYAYNNFDVGNRTIQRCLVWMENMIDAEVYRSRGQDLYLKLMKLNSGTPGGKSNKKKIVIVVSVLAAIFSLACVFASWKFYEKTTLSDSSLSHIFQNHLSDSKEFIEGETSEAPELPLIKFESLVLATDNFSHSNKLGQGGFGIVYKGMLPGGHEIAIKRLMKGSGQGLVEFKNEVVLIAKLQHKNLVRLLGYCIHGEEQLLAYEYMPNKSLDLFLFDPTQKTKLDWGKRFNIIKGIARALMYLHQDSRLRIIHRDLKVSNILLDKDMNPKISDFGMARIFGGNQNEANTNRVVGTYGYMSPEYAMQGHFSVKSDVYSFGVLLLEIVSGMRISSFHLVTDFPNLLAYAWQLWNEGNTRDFIDPSIVHSCCPTEALRSIHVGLLCVQDDQSDRSAMSSVVFMLENESTISSKPKEPTFSTKRSINLDRDDPSAENLEICSMTITTLEGR; from the exons ATGGAGAAAGAGAAGCAGTCTCTGCTCATCCACACGATCTTCCTCCTTTTGCTTGTAGATCCAATCCTTTGTGATTCAAATGACAGACTAACTCCCGGTCAATTCATGCCTTCCAATGGCACCTTGATCTCAGACGGCGGCGCCTTCGTTCTGGGCTTCTTCTCCCCGAAGACGACCACCGGCAGCAGCGACCTCTATCTTGGTATCTGGTACAACCTCCCTCAGAGGACCGTCATATGGGTCGCCAACAGAGATAAACCAATCGGCGTCCCGTCCGCGACTCTCCGCTTCTCCAACGACGGCGACCTGCTCGTCGTCGATTCCGAAGGAAGCACCTCCTGGTCGTCGAATTCGTCAGGGAATGGAACAGTGGCGCTGCTGCTGAACACAGGAAATCTGGTGCTCAGAGACGACGACAACAAGGTCGTATGGCAAAGCTTTGATCATCCGACAGACACCCTTATGCCGGGCATGAATCTTCGGTTCAGGTTCGGAGATCGCTCCAGCACTCTCTTCACCTCTTGGAAGGATGCAGATGACCCCTCTCCGGGGAACTTCACCTGCAGGATCGATGCAGACCCTTTTCTTCAGCTCATAACACGGAGAGGTTCAGAGATCTACATCAGGAGCCAAGTGTGGGGAAGTAGTTTATTCACCACCTCTCTCGGACTAGGCTCCAACTCTGTGCTATACTTGACAACGACACCCACTGTAGACGGACTTCTACTCAAACTAGCTCTATCAGATTCATCACCCTACACTAGGTACACACTGAACCATGCTGGGCAGCTGCAACTCCTGAGTTGGAACTCCGAATCGAAATTTTGGCAAATCATTACGTCCACGCCAACCAGCTGCCAAGTCTATGGATTCTGTGGCCAATTTGCATATTGCGATGACAATGAAACAGTGCCCGTTTGCAGGTGTTTGGAAGGATTCGAGCCTAAGTTGAAGAGAGCCTGGGAAGGTGGCAATTATTCGGATGGTTGTTCGAGAACGAGAGCTTTGGGATGCGGAGAGGGGTATGACTTCCTCCAAGTGACAAGGATGAAGTTGCCAGACAAGTTCATGTTTTTGAGGAGCAAGAACATGAGTGAGTGTAGGTCTGAGTGCATGGAAAATTGTTCATGTACTGCTTACGCTTATAACAATTTCGATGTGGGGAACAGGACGATCCAAAGGTGTTTGGTTTGGATGGAAAACATGATCGATGCAGAGGTATACAGAAGCAGGGGACAAGACTTGTATTTGAAGCTTATGAAGTTGAATTCAG GTACACCCGGTGGCAAGAGCAATAAAAAGAAGATAGTCATTGTGGTATCAGTTTTGGCAGCAATTTTTTCCTTGGCTTGTGTCTTTGCTTCATGGAAGTTCTATGAGAAAACAACACTAAGTGATTCGAGTTTGAGTCATATCTTTCAGAACCATTTGTCTGATTCTAAAGAATTTATAGAAGGGGAGACAAGTGAAGCTCCAGAACTGCCATTGATTAAGTTTGAAAGCCTGGTTCTCGCTACAGACAATTTCTCTCATTCAAATAAGCTCGGACAAGGAGGCTTTGGTATAGTTTACAAG GGCATGCTTCCTGGAGGACATGAGATTGCAATTAAAAGACTCATGAAAGGATCAGGACAAGGATTAGTAGAGTTTAAAAATGAGGTCGTTTTGATTGCTAAGCTGCAGCATAAGAACTTAGTCAGGCTACTTGGTTACTGCATTCATGGAGAAGAGCAATTACTAGCTTATGAATACATGCCCAACAAAAGCTTGGACCTCTTCCTGTTTG ATCCGACGCAAAAAACTAAGCTCGATTGGGGGAAGAGATTCAACATAATCAAAGGAATCGCAAGAGCACTTATGTATCTTCACCAAGATTCAAGGTTACGGATTATTCATCGTGACCTTAAGGTCAGCAACATTTTGCTCGATAAGGACATGAACCCCAAGATATCTGACTTTGGCATGGCGAGGATATTTGGAGGAAACCAGAATGAAGCGAACACAAATAGAGTGGTTGGAACTTA TGGATATATGTCGCCGGAGTATGCAATGCAAGGACACTTTTCAGTGAAATCCGATGTCTACAGCTTCGGAGTATTGCTTCTGGAGATTGTGAGTGGCATGCGGATTAGTAGCTTTCATCTTGTCACGGACTTCCCCAATCTCCTCGCTTAT GCATGGCAACTATGGAATGAAGGCAACACAAGGGACTTCATAGATCCTTCCATCGTGCACTCATGTTGTCCAACTGAAGCATTAAGGAGCATCCATGTGGGTCTCCTATGCGTACAGGATGACCAGAGTGATCGATCAGCCATGTCGTCGGTTGTTTTCATGCTGGAAAATGAATCCACAATCTCTTCTAAACCAAAAGAGCCAACATTTTCTACCAAAAGAAGCATTAATCTTGACAGAGATGATCCATCAGCTGAAAACTTGGAGATTTGCAGTATGACCATCACAACTTTAGAAGGCCGCTAG